From a region of the Rhizophagus irregularis chromosome 3, complete sequence genome:
- a CDS encoding uncharacterized protein (SECRETED:cutsite_SFT-EM; SECRETED:prob_0.3536); SECRETED:SignalP(1-25) yields MINVTKFALLVIVPLLIYNTIPSFTEMNFDFNQIILGPKSEGVKITSFNNWVDPIPSMLVMLDEIGWFP; encoded by the coding sequence ATGATTAACGTTACAAAATTCGCACTTCTCGTTATCGTTccgttattaatttataatacaattccTTCGTTCACTGAAATGAATTTCGATttcaatcaaataatattaggACCAAAATCTGAAGGAGTCAAAATAACCAGTTTCAATAATTGGGTTGACCCTATACCTTCCATGTTGGTTATGCTCGATGAAATTGGCTGGTTTCcttaa